The Candidatus Bathyarchaeota archaeon genome window below encodes:
- a CDS encoding long-chain fatty acid--CoA ligase, translating into MPKKRRKKKKVVATDKPWLKFWPEGVPQSIKYPEVPLFNLLEKTAEIYPENTALIFFGKEITYRELNTAADKFANALHKLGVSKGDVVALYMPNMPQFVISYYGAMKAGAAVTAVSPLYKERELEFQLNNSEAKVIVLLDVLFPNFRKVWTKTKVKHAIVTGMKDYMPGLKAFLGSLLGKIPSSKVERKPGVYFFKEILEEHPAKPPEVDINSKEDLAVLQYTGGTTGIPKGAMLTHMNLVSNAMMCAAWLKGRITEEVFLAVLPLFHIYGMTVAMNAPIYLAGKTILLPRFDPIEVFKAIQKYRVTVFCGAPTMYALLIDHPDVGKYDCTSIKFCISGAAPLPPEVQKKFMEITGGVLVEGYGLTEASPVTHCNPLDPTMKTVKIGSIGIPWPDTEAKIVDVKTGKKELPAGETGELVVKGPQVMKGYWKMPEETAQVLRDGWLYTGDIGKMDEDGYFYITDRKKDLIKYKGYSVYPRELEDVIYEHPAVKLCAVVGKPDPVAGEIPKAFIVLKEGAKVTEEEIIKFVRERVAPYKAIREVEFRKELPMTMVGKVLRRVLREEEIKKAKKT; encoded by the coding sequence ATGCCTAAAAAGAGAAGGAAAAAGAAAAAGGTAGTTGCGACTGATAAACCTTGGCTTAAGTTTTGGCCCGAAGGAGTCCCACAATCAATTAAATACCCTGAGGTTCCACTGTTCAATTTATTAGAGAAAACAGCTGAAATCTACCCTGAAAATACAGCGTTAATCTTCTTTGGTAAAGAAATCACTTACAGAGAGTTAAATACTGCCGCGGACAAATTTGCAAACGCCCTTCACAAGCTAGGCGTCAGCAAAGGAGATGTTGTTGCCTTATATATGCCCAACATGCCGCAGTTTGTAATAAGCTATTATGGGGCAATGAAGGCCGGGGCCGCAGTAACTGCAGTAAGCCCGCTTTATAAGGAGAGAGAACTTGAATTTCAACTTAATAACTCCGAAGCAAAAGTCATAGTGCTCCTCGACGTTTTATTCCCAAACTTCAGAAAGGTTTGGACAAAAACCAAGGTTAAACATGCCATTGTAACTGGTATGAAGGATTATATGCCCGGCTTAAAGGCGTTTCTGGGGTCATTACTTGGGAAAATACCCTCATCGAAGGTTGAACGTAAACCCGGCGTTTACTTCTTTAAGGAAATTTTAGAGGAACATCCAGCTAAACCCCCAGAAGTCGATATAAATTCAAAAGAAGACCTGGCTGTTCTCCAATATACTGGTGGCACTACTGGAATTCCGAAAGGCGCCATGCTCACCCATATGAACCTAGTTTCAAACGCTATGATGTGCGCAGCTTGGCTTAAGGGAAGAATAACCGAAGAAGTTTTCCTCGCTGTTTTGCCGCTCTTCCACATTTACGGAATGACAGTAGCGATGAACGCACCAATATATTTGGCTGGAAAAACCATACTGCTTCCAAGATTTGACCCAATTGAAGTTTTTAAAGCCATACAAAAATATCGTGTAACAGTCTTCTGCGGAGCACCCACAATGTACGCATTATTAATTGACCACCCGGATGTTGGCAAATACGACTGTACATCCATTAAATTCTGCATTTCAGGCGCAGCGCCACTGCCGCCAGAAGTTCAAAAGAAGTTTATGGAAATAACTGGTGGAGTCCTCGTTGAAGGCTACGGCTTAACGGAAGCCTCTCCAGTAACCCATTGTAACCCCCTTGACCCAACGATGAAAACCGTTAAAATAGGCTCGATAGGAATTCCGTGGCCAGACACTGAAGCGAAAATAGTTGACGTTAAAACTGGAAAGAAGGAACTACCAGCCGGAGAAACAGGTGAACTTGTGGTTAAAGGCCCTCAAGTTATGAAGGGCTACTGGAAAATGCCCGAAGAAACGGCCCAAGTCTTAAGAGACGGATGGCTTTACACAGGCGACATCGGAAAAATGGATGAAGACGGCTACTTTTACATAACGGACAGGAAAAAAGACCTAATTAAATATAAGGGATACAGCGTCTACCCAAGAGAACTTGAAGACGTAATTTATGAACACCCAGCTGTAAAACTATGCGCGGTGGTTGGAAAACCCGACCCAGTTGCAGGCGAAATACCTAAAGCATTCATCGTCTTAAAAGAAGGAGCAAAAGTAACAGAAGAAGAAATAATAAAGTTTGTAAGGGAGCGAGTAGCACCCTACAAGGCCATAAGAGAAGTCGAATTCAGAAAAGAACTACCTATGACCATGGTTGGAAAAGTCCTAAGAAGAGTGCTCAGGGAAGAAGAAATAAAAAAAGCCAAGAAAACTTAA
- a CDS encoding amidohydrolase, which yields MSRRIIDFHVHPLIKEISEKEILKEMKRANVDFAVLLALDVDSSFLYEKAKRREILEKLLNLYVWNGNQVLEEMKRILGKAETSNKLVAKLVQKHPDKFIGFGSVNPSRKLEYVKEKLKEIEKLGLSGIKLIPTLQFFNPKKEKKKLDEIFEFCEKTDKVIVFHTGCDPSAWEYPEFSENANPKLLEGYVKRFRNVQVVLAHMGCYSAKYPGIWFEEAINLGRRYRNVWFDISAVTYLVSEEKFANTIKKEVGWDHVLFGSDFPVIKDCDIASAVYEVKTSNFLSEAEKAKVLGLNAARLLGL from the coding sequence ATGAGCCGGAGAATAATTGACTTCCACGTTCACCCTTTAATAAAGGAGATTTCTGAAAAGGAAATTTTAAAGGAGATGAAAAGAGCCAATGTGGACTTTGCAGTGTTGTTGGCTCTAGATGTGGATTCCAGTTTTCTATATGAAAAGGCCAAAAGAAGGGAAATATTGGAAAAACTGTTGAATCTTTATGTTTGGAATGGAAACCAAGTGTTAGAGGAAATGAAAAGAATATTGGGAAAAGCAGAAACAAGCAACAAACTTGTTGCAAAATTGGTTCAAAAACATCCCGACAAATTCATAGGTTTCGGCTCTGTCAACCCATCCCGCAAATTAGAGTATGTTAAAGAAAAATTGAAGGAAATAGAAAAACTTGGCTTAAGCGGCATAAAACTTATCCCAACTCTTCAATTTTTCAATCCTAAGAAAGAAAAGAAAAAACTGGATGAAATTTTTGAATTCTGCGAAAAAACAGATAAAGTTATTGTTTTTCATACAGGATGCGATCCTTCTGCTTGGGAGTACCCGGAATTTTCTGAAAATGCGAATCCTAAGCTTCTGGAAGGTTATGTTAAACGTTTCAGGAATGTTCAGGTTGTTTTGGCACATATGGGCTGTTATAGCGCTAAATATCCGGGAATATGGTTTGAGGAAGCCATAAACTTAGGCAGAAGATACAGAAATGTTTGGTTTGACATTTCGGCTGTAACATACTTGGTATCTGAAGAAAAGTTTGCAAATACAATTAAGAAAGAAGTTGGCTGGGATCATGTTCTGTTTGGCTCAGACTTTCCAGTTATAAAGGACTGTGACATAGCTTCTGCTGTTTATGAAGTTAAAACTTCAAATTTTCTTTCTGAGGCGGAAAAAGCTAAAGTTCTTGGTTTGAATGCGGCTAGGCTTCTGGGTTTGTAA
- a CDS encoding alpha/beta fold hydrolase, with the protein MKKEKVAFECSEAKLHGELYIPDKTPTSGVIVCHGMNKNGFHGLKLYRKFAEKACEEGFVSLIFDFRGCGRSTGSFGYGIEEQKDVKCAIDYLASRKEVIPDKIFVVGHSLGGAISLYAVQNDERVKGLVLWSTPANHAYNVKKFITMNRGKLSYYLFILASYLDNLIDVSKLVNLRVFGILLRPSLVRKKMMKLNECEIVQKLKIPILIVIGDRDKIVSVEEAKQVFKAANNPKNFVLIAGANHIFHEKEHEVIVETLNWIKNYLKHLNNST; encoded by the coding sequence ATGAAAAAGGAGAAAGTTGCCTTTGAATGCTCCGAGGCTAAACTTCACGGAGAACTCTACATTCCCGATAAAACGCCGACTTCAGGCGTAATTGTTTGTCATGGTATGAACAAAAATGGCTTTCATGGATTAAAGCTCTACCGCAAATTTGCTGAAAAAGCCTGCGAAGAAGGGTTTGTTTCCCTTATTTTCGACTTTAGAGGCTGCGGGAGAAGCACTGGAAGCTTTGGCTATGGAATAGAGGAACAAAAAGACGTTAAATGCGCCATAGATTATTTGGCTTCAAGAAAGGAGGTTATTCCAGACAAGATTTTTGTCGTTGGCCACAGCTTAGGCGGAGCAATAAGCCTTTATGCGGTTCAAAACGACGAAAGAGTTAAAGGTCTAGTCTTATGGTCAACCCCTGCAAACCATGCATATAACGTTAAAAAGTTCATAACCATGAATAGGGGTAAGCTGAGCTATTACCTGTTTATTTTAGCGTCTTATCTGGACAACTTAATCGACGTTTCGAAACTTGTTAATTTAAGGGTTTTCGGCATACTTTTAAGGCCAAGCTTGGTCAGAAAGAAAATGATGAAACTGAACGAATGCGAAATAGTTCAAAAACTGAAAATTCCAATTTTAATAGTAATTGGAGACCGAGATAAAATAGTAAGCGTAGAAGAAGCAAAACAAGTTTTCAAAGCGGCAAATAACCCTAAAAACTTCGTCTTGATAGCTGGCGCTAATCACATTTTTCATGAAAAGGAACATGAAGTCATAGTTGAAACATTAAATTGGATAAAAAACTATCTTAAGCATCTAAACAATTCCACTTAG
- a CDS encoding acyl-CoA dehydrogenase family protein, translating into MDFKLSEEQLEIRRAVREFCEKEFDPEMALELDRKEEFPMGLYKKAAKLGFTSLAFPEEYGGQGYGYLETCIAMEEMCRVDSSLGLAVMIGVFGSDLILFHGTEEQKNKYLPPLCRGDYISAAAFTEPGRGSDITKMDTTATKYGDEWWINGTKTFITNAPVADFIIVLCQTDTKVRPTYRGQTLFIVDKDTPGLDVTKQTNKMGIRCTATGEVSLSDVKVTDWNIVGELNKGFYHSMWFFDISRIAVAAQAVGTAQGAFEIAFKYAKEREAFGQPIMQFQQIGCRLAEVATEIEAARLLTYKAAWTVDQGKMDPMLTSMAKLYASRAAVKATDAAIQTLGGYGYMGEYKVERYYRDAKITEIYEGTSEIQRLTILRYLLRRF; encoded by the coding sequence TTGGATTTTAAGTTGAGTGAAGAGCAGCTGGAAATAAGACGTGCTGTAAGGGAGTTCTGCGAAAAAGAATTCGACCCCGAAATGGCATTGGAGCTCGACAGAAAAGAGGAATTTCCGATGGGGCTCTACAAGAAAGCCGCAAAGCTTGGATTTACCAGTCTAGCCTTTCCGGAGGAGTACGGTGGACAAGGCTACGGATACCTAGAAACTTGCATAGCCATGGAGGAAATGTGCAGGGTAGACTCCTCGCTTGGACTTGCAGTTATGATAGGAGTTTTCGGAAGCGACCTGATACTCTTCCACGGAACAGAGGAACAGAAGAACAAGTATCTCCCACCGCTATGCAGAGGCGACTACATTTCAGCCGCTGCATTTACAGAACCAGGCCGAGGAAGCGACATAACGAAAATGGACACTACAGCAACCAAGTACGGTGACGAATGGTGGATAAATGGAACAAAAACTTTCATAACAAACGCACCGGTAGCCGACTTCATCATAGTGCTCTGCCAAACAGACACGAAGGTTAGGCCCACCTATAGAGGGCAGACTCTCTTCATAGTTGACAAGGACACTCCAGGGTTAGATGTTACAAAACAAACTAATAAGATGGGAATCAGATGCACGGCAACAGGAGAAGTTTCACTAAGCGACGTTAAAGTAACCGACTGGAACATTGTAGGCGAATTAAACAAGGGATTTTACCATTCCATGTGGTTCTTTGACATAAGCAGAATAGCAGTTGCAGCCCAAGCAGTTGGAACAGCACAAGGAGCATTTGAAATAGCCTTCAAATACGCAAAGGAAAGGGAAGCCTTCGGCCAGCCAATAATGCAGTTCCAACAGATAGGATGCAGACTAGCAGAAGTAGCCACCGAAATCGAAGCTGCAAGACTACTAACCTATAAAGCGGCGTGGACAGTTGACCAAGGAAAAATGGACCCCATGTTAACTTCTATGGCTAAGCTCTACGCAAGCAGAGCCGCCGTAAAAGCAACCGACGCGGCGATTCAAACGTTGGGCGGATACGGCTACATGGGAGAATACAAAGTTGAAAGATACTACAGAGACGCAAAAATAACAGAGATCTACGAAGGAACCTCAGAGATTCAGAGGTTAACCATACTAAGGTATCTGCTGAGGAGGTTCTAA
- a CDS encoding nucleoside 2-deoxyribosyltransferase yields the protein MKVIVCGPVTYGNIQRIKELQNFLRQNGFKVVDQFQQEMDYSDIKDFRDKRELAVSIVKNDLYNIKNCDVIVAICDQPSFGTAVEIYYARKLGKKIVVFSEKPVASPWPIAFSDHIVKSREELVKVLSGIV from the coding sequence TTGAAAGTAATTGTTTGCGGGCCAGTCACGTATGGGAACATTCAAAGAATCAAGGAATTACAAAACTTCTTAAGGCAAAACGGATTCAAAGTTGTTGACCAGTTTCAGCAAGAGATGGACTACAGCGACATTAAAGATTTTAGAGATAAGCGGGAACTCGCAGTTAGCATAGTTAAAAACGACCTTTATAACATTAAAAATTGCGATGTCATAGTTGCAATCTGTGACCAGCCCAGCTTTGGCACAGCCGTAGAAATTTACTACGCCAGGAAGTTAGGAAAGAAAATTGTAGTGTTTAGCGAAAAACCTGTTGCTTCACCTTGGCCAATAGCCTTCTCCGACCACATTGTAAAAAGTAGGGAAGAACTGGTTAAAGTGCTAAGTGGAATTGTTTAG